Proteins encoded together in one Triticum dicoccoides isolate Atlit2015 ecotype Zavitan chromosome 7B, WEW_v2.0, whole genome shotgun sequence window:
- the LOC119335328 gene encoding uncharacterized protein LOC119335328: MVTPLKIHSVLPTTNTQKPDALNARSATAMSTNRITPLASRNAGDNSKTVTPMNIHLASPTPNTRQQDALNARAATASGMPASGRKLSTTEKEKQSPASSTDQPRRHAPSSSASNRNGQSSTSSSQRGHAECHGAGKPKSAGTKYK, from the exons ATGGTTACTCCACTGAAGATTCATTCGGTTTTGCCAACAACTAATACTCAAAAACCAGATGCCCTGAATGCACGTTCTGCCACGG CGATGAGTACGAATCGCATTACTCCACTGGCATCACGAAATGCCG GGGACAATAGCAAGACGGTTACTCCAATGAATATTCATTTGGCTTCGCCAACACCTAATACTCGACAACAGGATGCCCTGAATGCACGGGCTGCAACGG CTAGTGGTATGCCTGCGAGTGGAAGGAAACTATCCACAACAGAGAAGGAGAAACAAAGCCCGGCATCTTCTACTG ATCAACCTAGACGTCATGCCCCATCATCATCAGCGAGCAATAGGAATGGGCAGTCATCAACAAGCAGCAGTCAAAGGGGGCATGCGGAGTGTCATGGTGCCGGAAAACCGAAGTCTGCAGGAACAAAATACAAGTGA